One window of the Nicotiana tabacum cultivar K326 chromosome 4, ASM71507v2, whole genome shotgun sequence genome contains the following:
- the LOC107822071 gene encoding uncharacterized protein LOC107822071, whose protein sequence is MPSNCLGNYLAFAVPNSNSHPFPCHCNTYFFYSKFIIRPEQVCHLHCRKLSFAPALVPLAAARSSSSNGNGTEDGEECEGGGVAEAREAVSYYLEELGVSKEESVEIALNSPKYVSMLVDSVRDLDEFSLWNSWSTANVDEEKPYFTRPLSSFKRKVYMMAKQKGDKGMLPFLESIGLTLSSATHLARYLSSNSLPILINKVKYVKEIFFANSDDGGLIARNARQMMLHLSISIDEDVQQTLSFFEKIQARRGGLHLLGSQDASFRHLIESFPRLLLLPKESHMKRLMEFLDDIGVAEGCKRQIFLLFPPIIFYDIEKDVRPRLQAILKDGTEGKDFGQMLLKYPWILSKSILQNYEDILIFFDDEKVPKTSVAQAIKSCPLLLGLSVNKLKLVVEQFRNFGIRNQKLGKVIATSPQLLLQKPQEFHQVVCFLRDLGLDDDVIGRILGRCPEIFASSIGKTLKRKLNFLMGIGVSRHHLPRIIRKYPELFVCDVHRALLPRMTYLMHVGLSKREVALMVCRFSPLLGYSIDKVLKPKLEFLMNSMEKPLSDVVEYPRYFSYSLEKKIKPRFWVLRGRNMECSLKSMLGKNDEEFAAEFGERNMLVPPV, encoded by the exons ATGCCTTCAAATTGCCTTGGAAATTATTTGGCGTTCGCCGTTCCCAACTCAAATTCTCACCCTTTCCCTTGCCATTGCAATACCTATTTCTTCTATTCTAAATTTATTATACGCCCAGAGCAAGTCTGTCATCTCCACTGCCGCAAGTTGAGTTTTGCGCCAGCACTTGTACCGCTGGCAGCTGCTAGGTCTTCCTCTTCTAACGGTAACGGAACAGAAGACGGGGAAGAATGTGAAGGAGGAGGAGTCGCTGAAGCTAGGGAGGCAGTCAGCTATTATCTTGAAGAACTTGGCGTTTCTAAGGAGGAGTCCGTGGAAATAGCCCTCAACTCACCTAAGTACGTTAGCATGTTGGTAGATAGCGTGCGTGACCTTGATGAGTTTTCCTTATGGAATTCCTGGAGCACTGCTAACGTTGATGAAGAAAAACCATATTTTACACGCCCACTGTCATCTTTCAAGAGGAAGGTCTACATGATGGCAAAGCAAAAAGGTGATAAGGGCATGCTTCCCTTCTTGGAGAGCATTGGCCTCACTCTCTCTTCGGCGACCCACTTAGCTCGCTATCTTTCCTCTAATTCTCTACCTATCCTTATCAATAAG GTTAAGTATGTGAAGGAAATATTCTTCGCAAACAGTGATGATGGAGGACTTATTGCTAGAAATGCCCGGCAAATGATGCTGCACCTGTCCATCAGTATTGATGAGGATGTCCAGCAGACCTTGTCATTTTTTGAGAAG ATTCAAGCAAGGCGCGGAGGTTTGCATTTGTTAGGTTCTCAAGATGCATCTTTCCGACATCTTATTGAATCATTTCCACGACTTCTATTGCTACCTAAGGAGAGTCATATGAAGCGTCTGATGGAATTTCTTGATGATATTGGAGTGGCGGAAGGATGTAAGAGAcaaattttccttttgtttcCGCCTATTATTTTCTATGACATTGAAAAGGATGTTAGACCAAGATTGCAGGCAATCCTTAAG GATGGTACGGAGGGCAAAGATTTTGGGCAGATGTTGCTGAAATATCCGTGGATTCTTTCAAAGAGCATTCTGCAAAACTACGAGGACATCCTGATTTTCTTTGATGATGAAAAG GTGCCAAAAACTAGTGTAGCTCAGGCAATCAAAAGCTGCCCGCTCCTTTTGGGATTGTCAGTTAACAAGCTGAAATTGGTGGTGGAACAGTTCCGTAACTTTGGCATTAGAAACCAGAAGTTGGGTAAAGTGATTGCTACAAGTCCACAGCTACTACTGCAGAAGCCTCAGGAATTCCATCAG GTAGTGTGCTTCTTAAGGGATCTAGGTCTGGATGATGATGTTATTGGTAGGATACTTGGTCGCTGTCCTGAAATTTTTGCATCGAGCATAGGGAAAACTCTTAAGAGAAAACTCAACTTCCTAATGGGTATTGGAGTTTCCAGACATCATCTTCCCAGGATTATCAGGAAATATCCTGAGCTTTTTGTATGTGACGTCCACAGAGCTTTACTTCCAAG AATGACGTACTTGATGCATGTTGGGCTTTCGAAGAGGGAAGTAGCACTAATGGTCTGCAGGTTTTCACCATTGCTCGGCTACAGCATAGACAAAGTTCTCAAGCCTAAGCTAGAATTTCTGATGAACTCAATGGAAAAACCATTAAGTGATGTAGTTGAATACCCGAGATATTTCAGCTACTCGTTAGAGAAGAAGATAAAACCTAGATTTTGGGTGCTCAGGGGCAGAAACATGGAATGCAGCTTGAAAAGTATGTTGGGCAAAAATGATGAAGAATTTGCTGCAGAGTTTGGAGAGAGGAATATGCTTGTTCCCCCTGTTTAG
- the LOC142180247 gene encoding uncharacterized protein LOC142180247, which translates to MPSNCLGNYLAFAVPNSNSHPFPCHCNTYFFYSKFIIRPEQVCHLHCRKLSFAPALVPLAAARSSSSNGNGTEDGEECEGGGVAEAREAVSYYLEELGVSKEESVEIALNSPKYVSMLVDSVRDLDEFSLWNSWSTANVDEEKPYFTRPLSSFKRKVYMMAKQKGDKGMLPFLESIGLTLSSATHLARYLSSNSLPILINKVKYVKEIFFANSDDGGLIARNARQMMLHLSISIDEDVQQTLSFFEKIQARRGGLHLLGSQDASFRHLIESFPRLLLLPKESHMKRLMEFLDDIGVAEGCKRQIFLLFPPIIFYDIEKDVRPRLQAILKVSAYSLIFDLNSFPSVHCSNTCKFDDSVIT; encoded by the exons ATGCCTTCAAATTGCCTTGGAAATTATTTGGCGTTCGCCGTTCCCAACTCAAATTCTCACCCTTTCCCTTGCCATTGCAATACCTATTTCTTCTATTCTAAATTTATTATACGCCCAGAGCAAGTCTGTCATCTCCACTGCCGCAAGTTGAGTTTTGCGCCAGCACTTGTACCGCTGGCAGCTGCTAGGTCTTCCTCTTCTAACGGTAACGGAACAGAAGACGGGGAAGAATGTGAAGGAGGAGGAGTCGCTGAAGCTAGGGAGGCAGTCAGCTATTATCTTGAAGAACTTGGCGTTTCTAAGGAGGAGTCCGTGGAAATAGCCCTCAACTCACCTAAGTACGTTAGCATGTTGGTAGATAGCGTGCGTGACCTTGATGAGTTTTCCTTATGGAATTCCTGGAGCACTGCTAACGTTGATGAAGAAAAACCATATTTTACACGCCCACTGTCATCTTTCAAGAGGAAGGTCTACATGATGGCAAAGCAAAAAGGTGATAAGGGCATGCTTCCCTTCTTGGAGAGCATTGGCCTCACTCTCTCTTCGGCGACCCACTTAGCTCGCTATCTTTCCTCTAATTCTCTACCTATCCTTATCAATAAG GTTAAGTATGTGAAGGAAATATTCTTCGCAAACAGTGATGATGGAGGACTTATTGCTAGAAATGCCCGGCAAATGATGCTGCACCTGTCCATCAGTATTGATGAGGATGTCCAGCAGACCTTGTCATTTTTTGAGAAG ATTCAAGCAAGGCGCGGAGGTTTGCATTTGTTAGGTTCTCAAGATGCATCTTTCCGACATCTTATTGAATCATTTCCACGACTTCTATTGCTACCTAAGGAGAGTCATATGAAGCGTCTGATGGAATTTCTTGATGATATTGGAGTGGCGGAAGGATGTAAGAGAcaaattttccttttgtttcCGCCTATTATTTTCTATGACATTGAAAAGGATGTTAGACCAAGATTGCAGGCAATCCTTAAGGTATCAGCTTATTCATTAATATTTGATCTTAATAGTTTTCCTTCTGTACATTGCTCCAACACGTGCAAGTTTGATGACTCAGTTATCACATAA